From one Pagrus major chromosome 21, Pma_NU_1.0 genomic stretch:
- the yes1 gene encoding tyrosine-protein kinase yes: MGCVRSKEDKGPALKYRPDNPNATPVNAAHLGHYGPDPTLMGHSPAMKTHNNSYNSHAAGLTPFGGASSIMTPFGGASTSFTSVAVSSPFPSVITGGVTFFVALYDYEARTSDDLSFTKGDRFQIINNTEGDWWEARSINTGQKGYIPSNYVAPADSIQAEEWYFGKMGRKDAERLLLLPGNQRGTFLARESETTKGAYSLSIRDWDEMKGDNVKHYKIRKLDNGGYYITTRAQFETLQKLVKHYTEHSDGLCYRLTTVCPTVKPQTQGLAKDAWEIPRESLRLEVKLGQGCFGEVWMGTWNGTTKVAIKTLKPGTMSPEAFLQEAQIMKKLRHDKLVPLYAVVSEEPIYIVTEFMGKGSLLDFLKEGDGRYLKLPQLVDMAAQIADGMAFIERMNYIHRDLRAANILVADNLVCKIADFGLARLIEDNEYTARQGAKFPIKWTAPEAALYGRFTIKSDGWSFGILLTELVTKGRVPYPGMVNREVLEQVERGYRMPCPQGCPESLHEMMRQCWKKDPDERPTFEYIQSFLEDYFTATEPQYQPGDNL, translated from the exons ATGGGTTGCGTCAGGAGTAAAGAGGACAAGGGCCCGGCCCTGAAGTACCGACCTGATAACCCAAATGCCACGCCGGTCAACGCCGCCCACCTGGGTCACTATGGGCCCGACCCCACCCTGATGGGTCATTCGCCAGCTATgaagacacacaacaacagctacAACAGCCACGCCGCTGGCCTCACGCCCTTCGGTGGGGCGTCGTCAATCATGACGCCCTTCGGCGGggcctccacctccttcacCTCGGTGGCTGTGAGCAGTCCCTTCCCCAGTGTCATCACAG GTGGAGTAACATTTTTCGTAGCGCTGTACGACTATGAAGCGAGGACGTCGGATGATCTGTCGTTCACAAAAGGGGATCGCTTCCAGATTATCAACAACAC GGAAGGCGACTGGTGGGAGGCTCGTTCCATCAACACCGGACAGAAAGGTTACATCCCCAGTAACTACGTGGCTCCAGCTGACTCCATACAAGCTGAAGA ATGGTACTTTGGTAAAATGGGCCGCAAAGATGCAGAGCGTCTCTTATTGCTTCCAGGGAACCAGCGGGGCACTTTCTTGGCACGAGAGAGCGAGACGACCAAAG GTGCCTACTCTCTGTCTATCCGCGACTGGGATGAGATGAAGGGAGACAACGTCAAACATTACAAGATCCGTAAGCTGGACAACGGCGGTTATTACATCACCACCCGCGCCCAGTTTGAGACACTACAGAAGCTGGTGAAACACTACACAG AACATTCAGATGGTCTGTGCTACAGGCTGACAACCGTGTGTCCCACCGTGAAGCCTCAGACTCAGGGACTAGCTAAGGATGCCTGGGAAATCCCGCGAGAGTCTCTCCGACTGGAGGTCAAACTGGGACAGGGCTGCTTCGGTGAAGTTTGGATGG gcACATGGAACGGCACCACGAAGGTGGCTATTAAGACCCTGAAGCCGGGCACCATGTCCCCAGAGGCTTTCCTACAGGAGGCTCAGATCATGAAGAAACTCCGACATGACAAACTGGTGCCTCTCTATGCCGTGGTGTCCGAGGAGCCCATCTACATCGTGACAGAATTCATGGGCAAAG GTAGTTTACTGGACTTCCTGAAGGAGGGAGATGGTAGATATCTGAAGCTGCCCCAGCTGGTGGACATGGCTGCACAG ATCGCAGACGGCATGGCCTTCATCGAGAGGATGAACTACATTCACAGGGACCTGAGAGCTGCCAACATCCTGGTGGCCGACAACTTGGTGTGCAAGATCGCTGACTTTGGCCTGGCTCGGCTCATCGAGGACAACGAGTACACCGCCAGACAAG GTGCTAAATTCCCGATCAAGTGGACGGCCCCCGAAGCTGCTCTGTACGGCCGCTTCACGATCAAATCAGACGGCTGGTCGTTTGGTATACTACTGACTGAACTGGTCACCAAGGGCAGAGTACCATACCCAG GTATGGTGAATCGAGAGGTACTTGAGCAGGTAGAACGAGGTTACCGCATGCCCTGCCCACAGGGCTGTCCCGAGTCCCTACACGAGATGATGAGGCAGTGCTGGAAGAAGGATCCAGATGAGAGACCGACCTTCGAATACATCCAGTCCTTCTTGGAGGACTACTTCACAGCCACAGAGCCACAGTACCAGCCAGGAGACAACCTCTAG
- the adcyap1b gene encoding adenylate cyclase activating polypeptide 1b isoform X2, translating into MASSSKATLILLIYGILMHYSVFCTHIGLSYPKIRLDNDAFDEDGNSLSDMGFDSDQIAIRSPPSLNDDAYTLYFPPEKSEDNSMEEESEPLSKRHSDGIFTDSYSRYRKQMAVQKYLAAVLGRRYRQRVRNKGRRLADL; encoded by the exons ATGGCCAGTTCGAGTAAAGCGACTTTAATCTTGCTCATCTACGGAATCTTAATGCACTACAGCGTCTTCTGCACACATATCGGACTAAGTTACCCTAAGATTAG ACTTGACAACGACGCCTTCGATGAGGATGGGAATTCATTATCCGACATGGGTTTTGATAGCGATCAGATTGCTATACGAAGCCCACCATCCTTAAACGACGACGCGTACACCCTCTACTTCCCACCAGAGAAGAG TGAAGACAACAGCATGGAGGAAGAGTCAGAGCCCCTATCCAAAAGACATTCAGATGGGATCTTCACCGACAGCTACAGTCGCTATAGAAAGCAGATGGCCGTGCAGAAATACCTGGCAGCGGTCCTGGGAAGAAGGTACAGACAGAGAGTTAGGAACAAAGGACGTCGACTTGCCGATTTGTAG
- the adcyap1b gene encoding adenylate cyclase activating polypeptide 1b isoform X1: MASSSKATLILLIYGILMHYSVFCTHIGLSYPKIRLDNDAFDEDGNSLSDMGFDSDQIAIRSPPSLNDDAYTLYFPPEKRTERHAEEELDRALREILGQLTARHYLHSLMTIRAGEDNSMEEESEPLSKRHSDGIFTDSYSRYRKQMAVQKYLAAVLGRRYRQRVRNKGRRLADL, encoded by the exons ATGGCCAGTTCGAGTAAAGCGACTTTAATCTTGCTCATCTACGGAATCTTAATGCACTACAGCGTCTTCTGCACACATATCGGACTAAGTTACCCTAAGATTAG ACTTGACAACGACGCCTTCGATGAGGATGGGAATTCATTATCCGACATGGGTTTTGATAGCGATCAGATTGCTATACGAAGCCCACCATCCTTAAACGACGACGCGTACACCCTCTACTTCCCACCAGAGAAGAG AACAGAAAGGCATGCTGAGGAAGAATTAGATAGAGCCTTGAGGGAGATCCTGGGTCAGTTAACAGCGAGACATTATCTGCATTCTCTGATGACAATTCGTGCAGG TGAAGACAACAGCATGGAGGAAGAGTCAGAGCCCCTATCCAAAAGACATTCAGATGGGATCTTCACCGACAGCTACAGTCGCTATAGAAAGCAGATGGCCGTGCAGAAATACCTGGCAGCGGTCCTGGGAAGAAGGTACAGACAGAGAGTTAGGAACAAAGGACGTCGACTTGCCGATTTGTAG